In Brassica napus cultivar Da-Ae chromosome A3, Da-Ae, whole genome shotgun sequence, the sequence GAACCATGTTAAACTGCGACACCAATCTAATGGGGCCAACTTGGGTCTAATAAAAGGCTATGAGttcataataataattattaacatttttattatcagtCCAAAGATACAAAATAATTAAGGGATTACATAACTCAAACAAGTGAATTATGATGCTTTTTTTAATCGAAGCCTTATTCGCAAACGGATCATCACCACTCAGTTACATACCTTGTGAGAAACTAATATTGTTATGCGAAACTTGGGCTAGGtctttattaaatatacaaaagcTTAGCCGGTCCCAGGCCTGGATTAATAGAAGTAAAAGAAACTTATTTGTTGTTGGGCTTTATATCGGGCCGTTACATGATCGTAATGGGCTCTCTTCCAAATATCTAATCCATCAGTTgaccaaaatagaaaaaaattcgCGGGTAATTTTTTTAAGACAAAGATGCGAGATTTATTGAGTGGGACCACTGTCGTAAAAAGGTAAAACGTCGCCGTTAtctctgtcttcttcttcttcttcttcttattattttacgtttcttcttctttagtaaaaaaaaaaaaaggttttcgTCTTCAAACTGATAGAAGAAAAGATTTcaactttgaaaaaaaagaagaaggaaacttCCTCGCTCGTGCTCTTCAACTAGCACCATCATCTGAGATCTAAGGGATTCTAAAATCTTACACCGACATCCAGATCACGAATCTCCTCTATTATATTCCATCTTTCTGAAATCACTCTTCACCAGATCACAACAAGAAGAAAGATATTAGGAAGAAACCTCAAAGTCGTCGGCTTTCTTGTGACCCTTCGTTGACTCTTTAAGGTAAAGTttcctcttttctctctttcttacaCCAAAGTCTCGATTTTTTTCCGGATTCGTCGAGTTTCTTATAGATTGGCGTTTTTAGTTGTTGCTTTTAAACGAACGAGTTTGATTTGACTCAAGTAGACAACTTGTTTGATTTTGCAACTTAGATCTCATACAAGAAGAAAGTTTATCCTTTGGTCCATGTTTTGGTAGCCACGAGAGGGTAATGAGTCATTGTAAAGTGCCGGCTCTTATCGAAGCACAAGTTGAAGTAAGTCCACGTCAACATACATACTCATTTGATATCTTATCTGAGCTCCCTGGCTTGTTGTGTGCTTAATGGTTTATGTAACAGATGGGATCGGTTAATGAACTTGAGCACAAAAGCCTATTTAGACGAGAAGAAGACGTTTCCACACAAGCTAAAGCAGCTTCTCTGATGGAGCAAGGCTCACTTTCTCCAAGTTTCCACGAACACGCGACTAAATCACCAAAGAACAGCGTGGTTAAGAGCATCAAGATCgttattttatctaataaacTCAATCTCTTGTTACCTTTCGGTCCTCTAGCAATCTTGGTCCACTACATGGTAGATAGTAAGGTAAAATTGTTAAGTGTACTAATAATTAATACTAGTGGTTTTGATTTCTTGTCTCTAAGTGTTGAAGTCTCTCAAGAAATGATTGTTTGATTGGCTTCAGGGGTGGGTGTTCTTGCTGAGCTTAATCGGCATTACACCATTGGCTGAACGTCTAGGATACGCCACAGAGTAAGCCACAAACTTACCCTTACCATCATTCTGTTTTGTGAGACTTAtgtgtgcttttttttttttgaaacaggcAACTGGCTTTTTACACTGGTCCTACAGTTGGAGGCCTTCTAAATGCTACATTTGGGAATGTGACTGAGCTGATCATATCGATTTTCGCTTTGAAGAATGGAATGATACGTGTGGTTCAGCAGACGTTGCTAGGATCCATTTTGTCTAACATGCTGCTTGTGCTTGGCTGCGCTTTCTTCTGCGGTGGGCTAGTGTTTCACCAGAAAGACCAAGTCTTTGACAAAGTAAGCAAGTCATTGTATTCTGctttgttattttgtttatttgatatTCATGTACTTGTGCATCCAGGGAATTGCAGTTGTGAACTCAGGATTGCTTTTGATGGCTGTGATGGGGATACTCTTCCCTGCTGTTCTTTACTACACGCATAGTGAGGTTCATACCGGATCATCGGAGCTGGCACTGTCAAGGTTCAGCAGCTGTATAATGCTTATAGCCTATGCTGCTTACCTCTTCTTCCAGTTGAAGAGCCAGTCTAGTTCTTATAGCCGTCTTGAAGAGGTTTGTTTTCTAACATTTGTCTGTGTTATACTGTTCGACCTGGACTTATTTTCTTGCTTGATGTATAAACTCTAGGAAGCAAATCAGAACGAAGAAGCTTCTGGTGAAGATGAAGATCCTGAGATCTCTAAGTGGGAAGCTATCATATGGCTCTCAATCTTGACTGCTTGggtctctcttctctctggcTATCTTGTTGATGCCATAGAGGTAAATCAACGTTCCTTTTCTTGTCCGCTGCTAGAGTTATATTCACTTACTTCAACTTGTGCCATATGGTCTTTATGCAACATTGTTTTTCTTCAGGGTGCCTCGGTTTCTTGGAACATACCGATAGCTTTCATCAGTGTCATATTGCTTCCTATCGTTGGGAATGCAGCGGAGCATGCAGGAGCTATCATGTTTGCCATGAAAGATAAACTGGTAGGCAGATTAGTTCTTGAGTCTTAACATCTCAGTTTGCCTTGAGACACTGTTAAACTTCTTTTACCTCTACAGGATCTGTCATTAGGCGTGGCTATTGGTTCCTCTATACAGATCTCCATGTTCGTGGTATGTAACATGTGTACATTTTGCAAAGAGCAGTATATATCATCTTTGGTCAACAAAGCTAGTTCAATGATCTCTGTTACTGGTTTGTATTGTTTAGGTACCGTTCTGCGTGGTGATTGGATGGATGATGGGTGAACAGATGGACCTCAATTTCCAGCTTTTTGAGACGGCGATGCTGTTCATAACCGTTATAGTAGTAGCTTTTTTTCTCCAGGTGGGTTA encodes:
- the LOC106390478 gene encoding vacuolar cation/proton exchanger 2-like, encoding MSHCKVPALIEAQVEMGSVNELEHKSLFRREEDVSTQAKAASLMEQGSLSPSFHEHATKSPKNSVVKSIKIVILSNKLNLLLPFGPLAILVHYMVDSKGWVFLLSLIGITPLAERLGYATEQLAFYTGPTVGGLLNATFGNVTELIISIFALKNGMIRVVQQTLLGSILSNMLLVLGCAFFCGGLVFHQKDQVFDKGIAVVNSGLLLMAVMGILFPAVLYYTHSEVHTGSSELALSRFSSCIMLIAYAAYLFFQLKSQSSSYSRLEEEANQNEEASGEDEDPEISKWEAIIWLSILTAWVSLLSGYLVDAIEGASVSWNIPIAFISVILLPIVGNAAEHAGAIMFAMKDKLDLSLGVAIGSSIQISMFVVPFCVVIGWMMGEQMDLNFQLFETAMLFITVIVVAFFLQEGTSNYFKGLMLILCYLIVAASFFVHEDPHQDGI